DNA sequence from the Lodderomyces elongisporus chromosome 5, complete sequence genome:
cattatttttcaaagagTCAGGTTCGTCTGTTATATGTTGCAACCACTCCAACACTGAGCGCTCATTTTTGAGAGTTATACAGgagcaattgcaaaaggAATTGCCTCAAGACAAAATTGTGATAAGTGAAAATGATAAAGATCCATTTGAAACATGGTAGATGAAGTGAATATTACTTGATATAATGTGACATGGTTCCCTGTGTGAATTCCAAATCCCTAAATTTTCCATTAtttctctcactctctcaTTCTTCCTCTCGATAACAGATTTACACATTCCTTGTCTTTTCCCCACATGAGTGTACATAATGTATacaaatatttatataacTAAACGAAAAAAGGGAGCCGCAACTGGTAGCTCCATACACCCTTAAATTCGAAAAGATCTATTATctttaacaaaaaacccCACCAGATTGCTATCGTGCATCTCAATGGAACATTAGCGaccacaacaaacaaaccaaccaacaaacaaacaaacaaaacaaataagtTACACTTTAACAAAACACAGACGAATACATAATTTGATCCCAGAATTTAAAAACTTTaatctactttttttttttttgaatcaCTAGTTCACAACCACCACAGAAACCATAACCACCACCATAACCACCActgccaccaccactaccatcTTTATATCAAATCTTCTCTTCACAATTGTATAACAAAAATGTGTTGAGTGCTGAGACTCATTAAAAGAATGGCCGAAGCTGAATTACAAGCTCCTATTTTGAGGCCACTGTCGCCACCAATGAGAACCACACCACCAGCAAAGCTACTCAAAACAAATGGCCCGGTTATTCCTACATGCAGTACAAGATCAACAATTGTTGCCTGTTCTGGGACAccttattttttcctttacgGGGGATTTGAcgaaagagaaaatttGGATTCAAATGTGTATTTATTAAACACTGAGACTATGCAATGGGAAGTTGATGATAAAGTAGACACTCTTTACCGTGAAGGACACCTGGCTGCATACATTGGCAATGGAaatgttttggtttttggcgGTATTCCTTTTGAGGATGATATTCCCAGTGCACACAGAGTGGGGCGAAACAACAGTAGCCGTTTAAGTGGAAGTACTAGCCGCAATGGAAACGGTAACGGAAATGACAATGGAAATGAGAGCGAAAGTGTAAATCtaaatgaaaatggaaatgtaATAATTAGTGAAACAAGTTTCAACGTGGCAGGCTCAACAGCATTACAAGACTTTCGAAACGATTCATTAATGATGATTTACAACGTTTTTGATAGGAAATGGACTGGCGCACCAGAATTTGCATTGCAAAATGCACCAACACAGCGTTCGAGACATGCATGCTGCTTAAGCCCAGATGGAACCAAGATGTATATTAGCGGTGGACAATACAAATCGCAAACTTTTAACGACTTGTATTGTTACGATTTGTCAACTGGTGTGTGGACTGGCCCCATCGAATTTGTTACTAGGTTTAGCCACACAATAATGTGCTCTGGTGATCGAATATTTAGCTTTGGGGGATTGGGCAAGGAGATGAACAGAGTGAATGCAATTATATATCTTTCCTTGAAAGATCAAAGTATAGGAGAAATGTCTGTATCCAATTTCCCTACGTATAACCCAGATGGATTTTTGCACACTTTGGAAATATTGGAGTACAGGGCACAAACATCATTGGCGATCCTGGTTTTGCTTCCAACGGAAATTGCTCGGCACCGCAGAGTTACCTTGAGAAGCTTCAATTTATGCGATTTTGAGacaaatgtttttttaaataatgAAAGTGATAGAATCTTTTTACAAGATCCCGAGCAAAGAGATAAAGAATATGTTTGGTATCACCTTTTGGTAGACAATCAAGGATATTTAAACTTGTTGGGCAACGAACTCCATGAATACCCCATGGATGAGGAATCCATGACAGGTTTAACTGACCGAATAGATCCGCAGACATGGAAACTAAATCTCTTATTGAGAATAAATTTGAGTGCTTTTGGGTTGAAAAAAGGCAAAGAGAAATATGGTTTAAACGATCGAGAGGCTGATAAACTCTCCTCTGATTTCAAACTGATATTGGGGACGAGCGAGTTTTCAGATTTCCAGATTGAGACCGTGATTACGGAACAGGATCGGTCAAATTTTGAGCTTCAACAACCGTATCAAACGAAATCTATACCCGTGCACAAGGCTATCTTGGCAGCACGTTGGCCGCATTTCAATAGAATGATATCTTCCGGAATGGCTGAAACAGTTACAAATAAAGTGTTGATTCCAGAACCGTACCACAGAGTAATGGCAATCATCAGTTACTTATATGTCGGATATGTCGATGAAGATGGTATCCGAAATAATGGCCACAGCCTTGAATTACACGATTATGCGAGCTTAGTGGGGTTGGCAAACTTGTACGAACTTCAAGATTTAAAAGTAATGATTATACAGAAAGTATTTGTGTTACTAAAGCAACTTGCATTACAGCTTCACCAGGGTAGTACAGGTTCTATAGCTACTTTACTACTGGTTTGGAAAGATATTTCATTGGCAAATGAACCACTTCTTCTCTCCAAGATAATGTATTTGGTGCGGCAATACTGGGCTGCAATTACTAGGTCGCAAGCATTCACTAATGAATTATCGAGGGAGCAAATTGTCAAATTATGTCAAGATTTTTCAGACTACCATCCGGATGGATTCAAAAGGCAGGATGAAGTTCAAGCAAGTTCTATATTCTCTACTCTCCTAGAAGTCGAAAGTCTGAGTAGAAATTCAAGAAATTCGAGAACTTCAAGAGCTTCTAGAAATTCAAGGAACTCAACTGATTCATTGGGATTAACACCGTCACCCGGAACGCCTGCACCACGAACACATTCgccatttgtttttaattctcCTGCTTTTGACTCTTCTCATATATCATCAAACTTGTgatcttttaatttttcatgAAATAAGGATAGAAGAAAtagataaataaataaataaataaataaataaatacaaaaaaaaaaaaactacgccaaaaacgaaacaaaacaaaatgaaaagataTACAGGACTTCTAGATTAATTCCAAGTTTTATGTGTTTCTAATTAGTTAAATAATTGAAATTCAAAGTTACAAATTTACTCTTCCCCGAAAGTGTCATCAATAAATCCATGTATCTTATCACCAATAGCATCTAGACCATCCTCAATTCCATCCAAAATATCCTCAAATATATCACCTAAGCCTGCATGTGCAGTACTTGTAGCTTTGTTAGTTTCATTTTCTGTTGTAACAGTCCTTAAAGAGGTGGGTACATCCAAAGCGCTGCTGCCATATGAAATCGTGACCAGTGATGGTGTTGGTGACGGTGGTGAGTCTTCATTTCCTTTGTCATTATCTTCCGGGTTTTCGATTCGACCCAGCCTCCATAAAAAGTCATATGTCGCATTATTGCGCACAATATGATCAACTTCAAAAGGCAAATTGGGGAATGTGAGGTCATCACTCCACGTCTCAGGCAAAATGTTGCTAAATATTGCTTTTGTAGGTATTGACCCATTGTTTGGTGCAGGCGACAAGTCTAGAGTGTCACAAATGATGTTGTATACTTCTGTGTTTGCAAAAggttgtatttttttagactttgacaatttttcttcaaagtaGGGACCTTTACCTAAGAAAATTGCTCTCATCAACAAGTGCGAGTTGTCGTACCCATGAACACCTTTTGGTTTGTATTCAAAACCATTATCTTTCATTTGCTGGTGTGTTGTTATTGAATATCCAACATCCGGAACTAGCCATATGGGTGCCAACCTATAATTAAACCTGTGGTCTCGCAATTGACCACCAAATTGAAATCGTTTAGGAAACTCTTCGACTTTGTATAAATGATAGTTCTGCGTCAACTTTGCATCCAATTTCTCAAAGTTGGCTTTAATGATATTGTAGGTTTCATTCAAGTCTCCCTTTGGTCTTAAACCAAACAATGGCCAGCCATCAATGtgttcaatttcatcaagATCAACCAAGTCATCAAGGTACAAGACTCTATCTTTCGATGTGGGAGCCATACCATGATCACTAACAACAATCAAGTTTATGATATTCTCAaggtttcttttcttaatttcTGCATTCATCAATGCAACGAAACTATCAACATACGTCAAGCTCTCAGTTAAGTTGGGTCCAGATATACCAAATTGGTGTCCATAAGTGTCCACAGTGGGAACATATGTCAAGATCAATTCTGGACGGCTCTTGATATCACGATCTAGCCATTGCATTACTCGGTCTACTTTTGCAGACAAGACTTCAGATCCGTTGAatttatcaaaatcaaattcgGGCCCAACGTGAGGCACCTCTGAGCCGGGCCACATATGTACTGCTGACTTGACTCCTTGCAGTTTTGCAGTTTGCCATATGGGCTCACCGCCACCGCGCCAAAAATCTGGATCCAATCCTCCCCTCTTTGGATCTGTATTGACAAACTCCTTTTTCAACTTGGGGTCCCAAAACGTGTTCCCCACAATACCGTGCTCCGATGGAAAAAGCCCAGTGACCAAAGTCCAATGGTTGGGAAACGTCAGAGAAGGAAAACTCGGTTCCATGTAGGGTGCACCATAATCATTTATGAGCATTTCATGAAGATTGGGTGTATCCTCTTTGCTAATATAATGGGGGTGGAACCCATCTAAAGATACAACAATTGTAGTCTTGTAAAAATTGTGTGTCGAATTGGAGTAAACCGTCTTTACAACTCCACTTGACAGCTGTGAATTTATTGGAAGATTCTGCTTCTTTGTTAGATATAGCACTAGAAACACCAAAACCACCATAATTAAAGTTATACCTCCAACAATTGTTCGatttttcactttcttttccaaaagttTTAACCTTCTATCTCTTAAATCTATAGGCGGCTCAATAAAGTCATGGTCATCTAGCCAATCTTGGTCGGGTGTCTCTGCAGAGTCTGACCGCAGCAACATCTCATATGTATTATTTGCCGTATTTGCACTGCTAACAAATAGTGATTTGACCTTATCAAAAACACTTGTATTTTGTGGAGTTGAGTCACTTGTCTCGTAATCTAAATTTCTAAGAACATCATGTTGGTTCAAATTTTGATTGCGATCATAGTCAGGAGGTAGAGTACTCTGAGCCAGATGTTTGGTGTTGAATATAACATCATCTTCTGGGTCATCCATATCAGTCACAGGCACATCCACTGCATGGGGTAAACCTGCTCGGCCTGACGACATTATATAAACTCAAATAAAGTATGGGAGTGGAATAAAGGTTAAAGAAGGTAAAATTGGGCGGGAGAACGGGCAAGGGAATGAAAAGAGTTCAAAAAGGTAATcctataaagaaaaaagtagttGGTGATCTGGTCAGTGTATTTGGTTGGTTACAGTTATCAATGTAATGCAATTCTTTTCTCACCCTTTAAATGTATTTGTTATCGCGATACTCTTAAGAAATCTTTTATTTGCACACGTTTTTCGTTGAGTGAATAAAGtcaaactaaaaataaagcggcttttcttttggaaaCCCTTAGCTCAAACTAACTGTGGCTGCTTAGTATGAGATGGAAAAGAGTGGataatacaaaataaaagaaaacaaagtaaaacaaattaaaacaaaacagaacaTATACAAGTTGATAGATGTAACAATTACAAACTAGAACCTTGAcgcattcattcattcacccgttttcttttttctttttttttttttaaagattcaccaaagtttttttgcatttgaaATCCATCGGTAATGATGACATTCCATTTCGAAAGGATGTATGAAGTGatactttatttattcaattCTAAAAGTAAAAACTGTAATACTGATTATGCAAACTCTAAATGGAATTCTTAACCTGTAACGTGTAATCTATGAcgttatttattttttcagaAAATAGGCAACTTGTCCGAGTGGTTAAGGAGAAAGACTTGAATTAACCCTTGTGTTGAAATTCAAAGTTATCTTTTGGGCTCTGCCCGCGTAGGTTCGAGTCCTGCAGTTGTcgttatatttttttttcctttttatctttttactttcccctctttgtttttaattaatcaatttcttttttaatactTTCTTAATACTTGTTTTTGCGTTGATTCCATTTCCTAAAATTCACTTTGTTTTGATATATCAACATTGTTTCAATTAATTTTATCCAGGGGTCCGCCGATATATTTGAATCCTATAGCTTTCGGAATAACCGGTTTATTATTCATTGTCTAttcttaattttaatttttcttcttcttttgtttttttttctctatttttttttttttaattattatttttgattattatttttttgtttaaaaaataaaagagagacCGTGGATTCCTTTACCAACAGTAAGGGTAACAACCATATAAACAACTACGAAAGTAACGCCAAAGTTGCCTCCTAACAATTTATGAAATGGTCGATATAATCAAATATCAAGGGTTTGATCATCTTTGGCAGTATTCAGGTCCATGGCTCTACTATTTATTAGCACTTTATATAAGTTTGCCAGTGTTGGCATACAAGGTCCTTCCACTTTTGTTCCatacaagaagaaatagGTCTCGCAAAACCATATTGATATTTGTTATGGGTGATTTGGGCCATTCCCCAAGAATGTGTTATCACGCCCTTTCATTTAGCAAACTCGAGTATAGCGTGAGTCTATGTGGCTATATCGAATCACAACCCAATTACgaaattattgatgatgtcAATATAGATCTACGCCCAATTACTGTGGTtaagaatgaaaaagatagtccctttttattatttgcAATGAGAAAAATATTGGTGCAAATACAAGACATTAGCAAAATACTTTGGAGCCATCGAGAGGATGCAGATTACGTGATGATTCAAAATCCACCTAGTATTCCAATTTTGCTTGTTGTAATATTGTTTAAACTTTTCATTAGCAGgcatttgaaaataatcATTGATTGGCACAATCTAAACTATACCATCTTGAACTTGAGATACAACAACCTCCATCACCCCTTGGTGAGAATTACCAAAGCTTACGAACAAGTTTTGGCTCGCTTTGCAAGCCTCAACATTACCGTAAccaagaaaatgaaatcttttttggttgacGAATTCGCATTGGAAAAATCCAAGATTGTAACACTTTATGACCGACCTGGTAAACAATTTCAACCACTAAATGAAGTGAAGGAAAGCGGATTGTACCGCAAGCATGAAATATTCAATGAAATAAAAGGTATCGAAAACTACAAAGTGCTTGTAAGTTCCACGTCATTCACTCCTGACGAAGACTTTAATATACTTTTAGAGGCGTTAAAAAGTTATGAAAAAGAGTCGAACACGCCACCATTACTACTAATCATTACTGGAAAGGGACCATTGAAAAATGAGTTTTTAAACAAAGTTCAAGATTTCAAATTCTCAGAAAAAGTTGTAATCAAGACTGCATGGCTTTCTTCTGAGGACTATCCCAAGATATTGGCGAGTGCAGATTTGGGTGTTTCACTTCACACGTCTTCAAGCGGGATAGATTTGCCTATGaagattgttgattttttcgGTTGTGGGATCCCAGTAGTTTCATTGGATTTCCCAGCTATTGGCGAATTGGTAAAGGAAGGGAAAAATGGGGTAATTGTCAAAACTTCAAAAGAGCTCGGAAAAGCAATTAGCAACATTTTCACCAATGAGACTAGTTTTAGACAATTGAAAGCAGGCGCTATGGAAGAGAGTAGATATAGATGGGATGAAAACTGGACGCTGACCTTGCGACCCAGGTTCGAGGTACAATAAAAGTATAAGCAAAATGCATAGAAAAAGGCAAAGGCAAGGGCAAAGGCGAAGTTAAATACACATGTAATttattttcactttttttttttttttttttaatttttcttttttcctttctatAAGTTTAATAGATGATCTCGAATAGACTCAAGATACCTTGggtcattttcatcattcaTTTTCCCCCGTTGAGTGTTTCTGTCAGTCCAGAATCGGTAGCCATCATTCTCATAACTGTCTAGACATTTGTGTTCAGGGATATCATCTAAAGTATCACTTATTGGAATTTCGGTCACCAAAGCTGTAAGATAGGTCCAAAACTTTGCAGCTTCTGTGAAATTGTAGCCGCCACCTCCTAACAAAATCACTGGTATTCTTATTGCATCCAAAAGCAGCTTTATAACTTTTGCGTATCCACAAATAGTTAAATTCCACTCTTTATGTGGATCTGTGCTTAATCCATCGCACCCACATTGAATAAATAGATATTGTGGTTGATGTTTTTGAATTAATGGCTGCACAATATTTTCAACTATCCACCGCAATGATTCGTCGTTTAAACCTCTTTTCGTTGGTATATTGTAGTCGCCATTTACAGAAGCTCTCACATCGCCAGTTCCAGGAAAAAACCCCACATCAAACCTATGTATCGAACAAGTTGTCACTTTTTTAGAATATTGAAAAGCCTGACTAATACCATCGCCATGATGAAGATCCAAATCGAGGTAAAAAACTGTGGCAGAAGTCAATTTGCGTAATGCATTTATACCAAGCACAACATCATTTATATAACAAAAACCAGAGCATTTTGCCCGATGGCAATGGTGTCGACCACCATACCAATTAATACCAATAGGCCTGATATGTAAATCATCCGAATCTCGAGAATTGACGACCATTCTTGCTATATGAGTGGCTAATTCAATTGTTGAAGCAGCTGTGAGTGCAACGTAATGGCGCATGAATGGAAATACATAACAATCGTGTGTTAATCCATAATTCTCATCCAAAGACACTAACTCTTCCTCCGTTTGATCTTGCGGTATCAAACACTCTTTgtcaaaaggaaaagtagAATCCAAACGTTTTGAAAGCAGATTGTAATGTTCATCTTGCTTATCAATGTCCAATCTTGGAGCAAAAATGTGATTTATGAAATCGGCATCGTGGTATTGAGTGAGGACACGTTTATCGACAGGTGCCACAACATCAATAATTTGACAGTATTTGTGCAAGGCATATACCCTAATTAATTCCTGTACAAGAGACAGTCGTCCATGATTAGAGGGTAATTTGTCAGCGAGTTCAGTGAGAATGTCCACATCTACCAAAATTACCTGATCCCTCATTGTTTATATGAATATCTGTAAATGTTCAAGGTCGATGCTGATATATTTGTTCGCGTCTCGTCATTGATGCAGTTTTCCATGCGCGCTAAGCGGACAGTACAGACGGAGTTCAAAGATTAACAGAGGAGTAAGaagaacaataataataacaagatcaacaacaacaacagcaacaacagtaagAAGTTGCTCTCAGAAATAAAGTACTTACAAATCAATTATCATTCTTTGTTACATCACATCACATTGTCAACACAAAACTAGTAATCTTTGGCTTCCTCCAACACttgcaatctttttttcttctttttcaattttttttttctttttctttttctttttcaattttatttttgttttcatttttttcatagtATTTAAAATTCTATGCTAATGTTTCGATTCTTGCAGTTTTGCTTCAATGCAGGATATACTTTTGTATTTAATTGCACACGCCAATCTTCGATGGCATTGAGAGTTGTTTGCAAAGAAGTGTTATTACTCGGTACTCCACAATTAAGCATCGAGATGTGATATTGTAGATGATCTCTAATGGTCTCTACGACCACAATTGCTCTGCTGATTTGTCCAGCTTCAATCATCTGAGCAATATATGCAATGAAGTAGGcaacatcttcttcatgCGGGCCTTCTTGACTCAATGATGTATCAACCCACTGACACAAACGCGTCTTCATTTGTCTAGGAGTGACATTCTcatttaaaaataaaggcaTCTCATTCAATTTGGGTTGTTTATCTAACCATTCTAAAGTGACTAGATCAACATCCACTTTTGCCTCTTCCATTTTCCTGTTCATCTTTTCTCTCATGGGCACCAAGTCAAAATTGCgaatctttttcttatacTCCATATCTTTTAAGACATCTGCCCTTATGGAAGAGGGCAATTCGTTGACAATCATAGTATCGTAAGATTGGGACTCTTCATATACtacattttgttttgatttcgCAGGCGACGGCCCCAATACTTGTCCAAGTCCAAGTCCAAGTCCAGGTCCGGGTCCGGGTCCAGGTGACGGTGACGGTGATGCCGAAGTCTTgcgcttcttcttcgttgTCTTTGTGGGTGATTCGATTACTCTCACATATTTTGGTTTCCCACCAACCTGTGTCAGAAATACCTGTTGCAAGTAAGATTTCCCCTTTGGAGGGCTTCTTTGCTCTGGAAGCATTCCCCTTCGCTTTAATTCGCATTCTAATTCTCTGCGAATATCTATTGGGAGCGAGTTAAAAACATCCCAATCTATATCGTCTGCATTATTGAGGGGATCTGACGATGTTGTTTTTGGACGTTTACGTCTTCTTGCAATATCTTCTCTACTAAAAACAAGCTTTTCTCCAACTCTAGGTCTTGTTTTGAGGTTCTTGAAAGACGGAGCCTCAATAGGAGCTCGAACTTGGAGTTTGCTTTCCGTTGTGGAAATGGACGTATTCTTGAAAGGAGAGCCGTTTTCATAGGAAACTTTGTTTCGATTTGTTGCAGCACGACCAAATGGCAAGGTCATTTGCTTTGACGACTTCATAGAGTCCACATCTTTCAACTTTGTCATACTTACAGAAATTCCTCTCAAATCTTTCACGGGAATATTAATCATTCGGTAAAGAACCTTGATTTCATTCCCAATCACACCCCAATCATTAGTGGCAACGCCAAGCCGGGATGATTTATTGACAAACTCAACTTGGCCAAGCCCTAAGAATTTTGCAGTTACAACATCTGCCCCAGGAGCTCGTTTTGCCAACTTGAGAGTCAAAATAGAACCACATAATCCCAAATTAACCATTCGTTCATACAATTCTCGTGCCAATCGCATAAAAAATTCATCAAGCTCCTCAACCGTGTCAAATCGAATACCGAAATTAACATCAACAGAGATAGATTTTCTTCCTAAAACTGCTTCAGGATTCGAAGTATCCACTTCTATACTGGTATTATCTATGCCCCGAGCATACTCATGCAACTTAGTACCTGTTTTTTCACCAACAAGTAAGATTAAACGTGACCTTGGAAgatttattatatccaGGATCTTAGGGTTGGTTTTGTCTATTTCCGGCTCAAGCTTCTCCAATATACCTTTGCCAAAACCTGGGAGGTCTTTGATTGGAACTTCAAAAAGCTCTTTTTCTATATCCTTGTGCAAGAAAAACTGGCCATTGGGCTTTGCCCTTTTTATTGCTAATTTTGCAAGTAGCACATTAAAAGACGCACCAATACTGACTGAACATTTAGTTAGCTGAAAAACATGCTTTCTAATAAGACTACACAATTCGGTAACGGCCTCTTCAATTGGTTTTTCTGACTTGAAACAATATGAAGATGCATCCACAAGTACTTCATCTATGGATACAGGAAATATAGTGTCAAAGTAATCACTGGTAACCAAATAATTGTAAAACTCACTTGAGCATTTTTCATATATTTCAAACTCATAATCCAATAATGTTAGATTCGGACATAATGCTTGCGCCAGTCTGAACCACATTCCATTTCGCACGCCATATTTACGCGCAACATAGTTGCAACTTGCAACGTCAGAAGTCTCTCCACCATGACCTACTGCAATTGGGTCTCTATCGATATCTAAATTTGGATGCTTTAAGCACGAGGCAGtagcaaaaaaacaatcaaagtCAATGTGCATAATAATTCTCTTCCCCTtgttatcattattattctgAACTAAATTATTAATAGAAGAAGCCGCAAAACGGTCCTGAGGGTTGGGCTTATGCAAATGCTCCTTGACTATTCTTCGGAGAAATTTTAGCCTTAAATCGGCTTTCCACATACTTAGGTGATGCAATCTAGAGTTGGCAAAGAAACCACGTAGAAAATCAGGGTGGCGAGCATCAAGCACGTACTTGCCTTTTACTTTATGAACACCTTTTCCCTCAGATGGAGGTTCTCCATTGTCATTAGTTATAGCAAGGTCCACgatttcttcatcatcgtctAGATTATCCTCATATGTACTATTGCTAAGGATACTTCTTTGCAGTTCCAACATCTGCTGGCGCTCCAAAATGTCGGGTTCTTCTGCTAGTATGGATAAAACTTGATTTTCTTCACCATCATCGTTGAGATCATCATTCAAATTATCGTTGAGATCATCAATCAAATTATCGTTGAGATCATCCTTAGAACCATTATCACGACCATAATTTTCCCTACATTCCTTATTTTCcgttttgttctttttgtgAACTTGCTCATTATTATCTTGATCAATGTCCCTAGCAACGTTGTCTccattttgaaaaacatcTTCATACTCCGATTCCTCTTCAGAAATAGTCCTTTCTCTTCGTTGTGGGAAATTTAATCGCTTTTGGTCATATGCTACATCCATGATCAACCTATATCTTTGCCAATCAAGCAATTCTCCCGCTTCAACGCAGTCAACGATCCACTGCGCTTTAACAACTTTATAGTTTTTAAACATGACATTCTTTCTTGGTGTTAAGCGGTCGCAGATTATATGCGTTGCAACCGATTTGTTAGCCATATAGCTAAGGAATTTGCCTCCATGCAATATAACCAATCTATGTATCTCATTAATCGACGGCTTTGTATGTCCATTGACAAATATCGTGCACCCTTTAAACATTTGTTTCGGTTGCAGATCGAGTTTCTGCTGCCTTCTTCGTTGTTGGTCCCATGCGATATATGCTTCGTCTTGACGTTGctgtttctttaatttggAGTCTAAATAGGTACCGTAATCATTAAACTCATGAAGAGCACCAATGGACGCTTCATCTTTATCACTCTCTGATGCATCACTTTCC
Encoded proteins:
- the REV1 gene encoding deoxycytidyl transferase (BUSCO:EOG092608WI) encodes the protein MEEDKVEQENEAFQESQYSTFLKSLDNENLISHINHISQTQELRHNSFQGVSTPKKITSQVSNASSDPFNDGLDDQIINLLGGPSPPELDAKKSVDAIGGIENGEDNVDCCNSGNSGNSGNSGNNNNEDEVAMVVSEHSPLLHQTGAIFHALPAEESDASESDKDEASIGALHEFNDYGTYLDSKLKKQQRQDEAYIAWDQQRRRQQKLDSQPKQMFKGCTIFVNGHTKPSINEIHRLVILHGGKFLSYMANKSVATHIICDRLTPRKNVMFKNYKVVKAQWIVDCVEAGELLDWQRYRLIMDVAYDQKRLNFPQRRERTISEEESEYEDVFQNGDNVARDIDQDNNEQVHKKNKTENKECRENYGRDNGSKDDLNDNLIDDLNDNLNDDLNDDGEENQVLSILAEEPDILERQQMLESQRSILSNSTYEDNLDDDEEIVDLAITNDNGEPPSEGKGVHKVKGKYVLDARHPDFLRGFFANSRLHHLSMWKADLRLKFLRRIVKEHLHKPNPQDRFAASSINNLVQNNNDNKGKRIIMHIDFDCFFATASCLKHPNLDIDRDPIAVGHGGETSDVASCNYVARKYGVRNGMWFRSAQALCPNLTLLDYEFEIYEKCSSEFYNYLVTSDYFDTIFPVSIDEVLVDASSYCFKSEKPIEEAVTELCSLIRKHVFQLTKCSVSIGASFNVLLAKLAIKRAKPNGQFFLHKDIEKELFEVPIKDLPGFGKGILEKLEPEIDKTNPKISDIINLPRSRLILLVGEKTGTKLHEYARGIDNTSIEVDTSNPEAVLGRKSISVDVNFGIRFDTVEELDEFFMRLARELYERMVNLGLCGSILTLKLAKRAPGADVVTAKFLGLGQVEFVNKSSRLGVATNDWGVIGNEIKVLYRMINIPVKDLRGISVSMTKLKDVDSMKSSKQMTLPFGRAATNRNKVSYENGSPFKNTSISTTESKLQVRAPIEAPSFKNLKTRPRVGEKLVFSREDIARRRKRPKTTSSDPLNNADDIDWDVFNSLPIDIRRELECELKRRGMLPEQRSPPKGKSYLQQVFSTQVGGKPKYVRVIESPTKTTKKKRKTSASPSPSPGPGPGPGLGLGLGQVLGPSPAKSKQNVVYEESQSYDTMIVNELPSSIRADVLKDMEYKKKIRNFDLVPMREKMNRKMEEAKVDVDLVTLEWLDKQPKLNEMPLFLNENVTPRQMKTRLCQWVDTSLSQEGPHEEDVAYFIAYIAQMIEAGQISRAIVVVETIRDHLQYHISMLNCGVPSNNTSLQTTLNAIEDWRVQLNTKVYPALKQNCKNRNISIEF